A genomic window from Flintibacter sp. KGMB00164 includes:
- a CDS encoding extracellular solute-binding protein, whose product MNYKKMMALGLSAALCMSMLAACGGNGGSSNGGEEQVVIYSNADEEAVTAMQNALDNNGYKGKYIFQTYGTSELGGKLLAEGTNLEADLVTMSTFYLQSAQEQNNMFLPLTFEVNTLTEVPDYTAPITSQEGAIILNTELMASEGLPTPTSLKDLADPVYAGQVAVTDIQSSSTAWLLIQALVDAYGDDGAQEVLSGIYDNCGAHIETSGSGPLKLCRAGEVAIGFGLRHQAVADKADGMPIDYVDPAEGNFSLTESVAVLDKGEDTNPLAMEMAQCIIENGREELLQTYPNPLYEGETADPANQSANPSVFDEPLTFELFQAHQQLSEAAKG is encoded by the coding sequence ATGAATTACAAGAAAATGATGGCTCTGGGCCTGTCTGCCGCTCTTTGTATGTCCATGCTGGCCGCCTGCGGCGGAAACGGAGGTTCCTCCAACGGCGGAGAAGAGCAGGTGGTTATTTACTCCAATGCTGACGAAGAGGCGGTCACCGCCATGCAGAACGCTCTGGACAACAACGGCTACAAAGGAAAATACATCTTCCAGACCTACGGCACCTCCGAGCTGGGCGGCAAGCTGCTGGCTGAGGGTACCAATCTGGAAGCGGACCTGGTGACCATGAGCACCTTCTATCTCCAGAGTGCCCAGGAGCAGAACAATATGTTCCTGCCTCTGACCTTTGAGGTCAACACCCTTACCGAGGTTCCCGACTACACTGCCCCCATCACCTCTCAGGAGGGAGCCATCATCCTCAACACCGAGCTGATGGCATCCGAAGGACTGCCCACCCCCACCAGCCTGAAGGATCTGGCCGACCCGGTCTACGCCGGACAGGTGGCGGTCACGGATATTCAATCCTCCTCCACTGCCTGGCTGCTCATTCAGGCTCTGGTAGATGCCTATGGAGATGACGGTGCCCAGGAAGTGCTCTCCGGCATCTATGACAACTGCGGCGCTCACATTGAGACCTCCGGTTCCGGTCCTCTGAAGCTGTGCCGCGCCGGTGAGGTGGCCATTGGCTTCGGCCTGCGCCACCAGGCAGTGGCCGACAAGGCCGATGGTATGCCCATCGATTATGTGGATCCCGCCGAGGGCAACTTCTCCCTCACCGAGTCCGTGGCCGTGCTGGATAAGGGAGAGGACACCAATCCTCTGGCTATGGAGATGGCCCAGTGCATCATCGAGAATGGCCGGGAGGAGTTGCTCCAGACCTATCCCAATCCTCTCTATGAGGGCGAGACCGCCGATCCCGCTAACCAGTCTGCCAATCCCTCTGTCTTTGACGAGCCTCTGACCTTTGAACTGTTCCAGGCCCACCAGCAGCTGTCCGAGGCTGCCAAGGGCTGA
- a CDS encoding ABC transporter permease subunit, whose translation MTRTNRELKLIFVLIVALFAAFLAGPILVLLGKSLWDGGLTGEFYVSVLSQNGFLPALRNSFAVAAASAAAAALLAFLMAYAVHYTRLPQWAKGMIRAVATLPMFLPTITYGFAIIYSFGKQGLITRLLGRQLFDIYGFGGLMVGYVIYTIPVAFLLIHNTMGFVDKKTLTVSKVMGDKTLATFWIAVLRPLLGTLAGAFIQAFFLCFTDFGIPASVGGGYEVIATLLYNQMLGGIPDFNRGAVIAMIMLIPSIGSICILQLLERFNIRYNRISDADLRKNTLRDVGWGLSGTAISVAILSIFAVIFVVPLVEEWPYQTGFSLEHFQTVFSDSSLLAAYGHSLLMALLTAALGTLVAYGAALITARSTLGRGYKRTIESIALVTNAIPGMVLGVAYLFLFSGTSLQNTLLLMVLCNIVHYFSTPYLMMKNALSKMNAGWETTAMLMGDSWLKTILRVVTPNALSSLIEVFSYYFINSMVTISALIFIAGARTMVLTTMIKQLQYVNRFNEVFVLSLLILATNLAAKALFSRLAGYRSKHSTKNVKKEGIK comes from the coding sequence ATGACACGGACAAATCGTGAGCTGAAGCTGATCTTTGTGCTGATCGTGGCTCTCTTTGCTGCCTTCCTGGCCGGGCCTATCCTGGTGCTGCTGGGTAAATCTCTGTGGGACGGGGGACTGACGGGGGAGTTTTATGTCTCGGTTCTCTCCCAGAATGGGTTTCTCCCGGCCCTGCGCAACAGCTTTGCTGTGGCGGCAGCCTCGGCAGCGGCAGCTGCACTGTTGGCCTTCCTGATGGCCTATGCGGTGCACTACACCCGTCTGCCTCAGTGGGCCAAGGGGATGATTCGGGCAGTAGCGACCCTGCCCATGTTCCTGCCCACGATCACCTATGGATTTGCCATTATCTATTCTTTTGGTAAGCAGGGACTGATTACCCGCCTTTTAGGGCGGCAGCTGTTTGACATCTACGGCTTCGGAGGCCTGATGGTGGGCTATGTGATCTATACCATCCCGGTGGCCTTCCTGCTTATCCACAATACCATGGGTTTTGTAGACAAGAAAACGCTCACCGTTTCCAAGGTGATGGGGGACAAGACCCTGGCTACGTTCTGGATCGCGGTGCTGCGTCCACTGCTTGGCACTCTGGCCGGAGCTTTTATCCAGGCCTTTTTCCTGTGCTTTACCGACTTTGGTATCCCTGCCTCGGTGGGAGGAGGGTATGAGGTTATTGCTACCCTGCTCTATAACCAGATGCTGGGAGGTATTCCGGATTTCAACCGGGGAGCAGTGATCGCCATGATCATGCTCATCCCCTCCATCGGCAGCATTTGTATCCTCCAGCTTCTGGAACGGTTCAACATCCGCTATAACCGCATCTCCGATGCAGATCTGCGGAAGAACACCCTGCGGGATGTTGGCTGGGGGCTGTCCGGTACCGCTATCTCGGTGGCAATCCTGTCCATCTTCGCGGTCATCTTTGTGGTACCCCTGGTAGAGGAGTGGCCCTATCAGACCGGGTTCTCCCTGGAGCACTTCCAGACGGTCTTTTCAGACAGCAGTCTGCTGGCGGCCTATGGACACTCTTTGCTTATGGCTCTGCTTACCGCGGCCCTGGGTACGCTGGTGGCCTACGGTGCGGCCCTTATCACAGCCCGCAGTACCCTGGGACGGGGGTATAAGCGCACCATCGAAAGCATTGCCCTGGTGACCAATGCCATACCTGGCATGGTGCTGGGCGTGGCCTATCTGTTCCTGTTCTCCGGAACCAGTTTGCAGAACACCCTGCTGCTGATGGTGCTGTGCAACATCGTACACTACTTCTCCACCCCTTACCTGATGATGAAGAATGCCCTGTCCAAAATGAACGCCGGGTGGGAGACCACCGCCATGCTTATGGGGGACAGCTGGCTTAAGACCATCCTGCGGGTGGTTACTCCCAACGCCTTGTCCAGCCTCATCGAGGTGTTCAGCTACTACTTTATCAACTCCATGGTCACCATCAGCGCCCTCATCTTCATTGCCGGCGCCCGTACCATGGTGCTGACCACTATGATCAAGCAGCTGCAGTACGTCAACCGCTTCAACGAAGTGTTTGTACTCTCCCTGCTGATTCTGGCAACCAACCTGGCCGCCAAGGCTCTGTTCTCCCGACTGGCTGGGTACCGATCCAAACATAGTACGAAAAACGTAAAAAAGGAAGGAATTAAGTGA
- a CDS encoding sulfite exporter TauE/SafE family protein translates to MSEVCFEILICFLAGAGAGLGTGFAGLSAATVITPMLVAFLHLPAYQAIGIALASDVLASAASARTYAKNGCVDIKNGMVMMAGVLSMTVVGSWLSSYVESGTLGGFSIFMTWILGIRFLFFPILEPKNTMLRRSSMQKVCAGAAGGALVGLICGFFGAGGGMMMLMVLTMLLGYELKTAVGTSVFVMTFSALTGAISHFALGDTPPIRLLILCMIFTLIWAQASAKIAARSSPLALNRWTGMILTSLGTLLLVVNVL, encoded by the coding sequence TTGAGTGAGGTCTGTTTTGAAATTCTGATCTGTTTTTTGGCCGGAGCAGGCGCAGGGTTGGGAACCGGATTTGCCGGACTGAGTGCCGCCACAGTAATCACCCCCATGCTGGTGGCTTTCTTGCATCTTCCTGCTTACCAGGCCATTGGAATTGCGCTGGCCAGCGATGTGCTGGCCAGTGCGGCAAGTGCCCGAACCTATGCAAAAAATGGCTGTGTTGACATAAAAAATGGCATGGTCATGATGGCTGGGGTGCTGAGCATGACAGTAGTGGGAAGCTGGTTGTCCTCCTATGTGGAGAGCGGTACTCTGGGGGGCTTCTCCATTTTTATGACCTGGATTCTGGGAATAAGATTTTTGTTCTTCCCTATCTTGGAGCCGAAAAATACCATGCTCCGGCGTTCCAGTATGCAGAAAGTATGTGCGGGGGCAGCCGGAGGGGCGTTGGTGGGATTGATTTGCGGCTTCTTCGGAGCGGGCGGCGGAATGATGATGCTCATGGTCCTAACCATGCTGTTGGGATATGAACTGAAAACAGCGGTGGGGACCAGTGTGTTTGTCATGACATTCTCTGCGCTGACAGGAGCAATCAGCCATTTTGCACTGGGGGATACTCCGCCAATCAGATTGCTGATTTTATGTATGATTTTTACCTTGATCTGGGCGCAGGCATCTGCTAAAATTGCGGCCCGGTCCAGTCCTCTTGCACTGAACCGGTGGACGGGAATGATCCTGACCTCGTTGGGAACGCTCCTTCTGGTAGTCAATGTTCTTTAG
- a CDS encoding MurR/RpiR family transcriptional regulator — MRHDIQVLDRVKSAYASLRPSEQRVADCILNDPEGCTKCTISELADRVQVSQPTVVRFVQALGFDGYRSFKYCLLRDRSGRSPQSPYFDHLGDFDLKPWDRLEDLPLKETRIAGGLLEDALKSLSTDALSRAVRMLATARTIDIYGVENSMTPAGDLLTKLTYLGLNCRMHTDAYLQQISAAHLGVADVAVAVSHSGCSIDTVKALKQARKAGAGTIAITSPKEPLLAKYADVCLSTGGQALSIYGSAIFSRIPDLAVIDLLYMGIIQSDYERFSRNLDKSGAVIADRGYQQP; from the coding sequence ATGCGGCATGACATACAGGTTTTAGACCGGGTAAAGAGCGCGTATGCCTCTCTGCGCCCTTCAGAGCAGCGGGTGGCGGACTGCATTTTAAACGATCCGGAGGGATGCACTAAGTGCACGATCTCAGAACTGGCAGACCGGGTGCAGGTCAGCCAGCCCACCGTGGTTCGGTTTGTGCAGGCGCTGGGTTTTGATGGGTACCGCAGCTTTAAATATTGCCTTTTGAGAGATCGCAGCGGCAGATCTCCCCAATCTCCTTACTTTGATCATCTGGGCGACTTCGATCTCAAGCCTTGGGACCGTCTGGAGGACCTGCCTCTCAAAGAGACACGCATCGCCGGAGGCCTCTTGGAAGATGCGCTGAAGTCCCTGTCCACGGATGCACTGAGCCGTGCGGTGCGCATGCTGGCCACGGCGCGAACTATTGATATCTATGGAGTGGAGAATTCCATGACGCCTGCCGGTGATTTGCTTACAAAACTGACCTACCTGGGGCTCAACTGCCGGATGCACACAGACGCATATCTGCAGCAAATCTCAGCAGCCCACTTGGGAGTAGCCGATGTGGCGGTGGCGGTATCCCACTCGGGGTGTTCCATCGATACGGTAAAGGCCCTCAAGCAGGCACGAAAGGCGGGGGCAGGGACCATTGCCATTACCAGCCCAAAGGAGCCATTGCTGGCCAAGTACGCCGACGTATGCCTCAGCACCGGAGGCCAAGCCCTGTCCATCTACGGCAGCGCCATCTTTTCCCGCATCCCAGACTTGGCTGTGATAGACCTGCTGTACATGGGGATCATCCAAAGCGACTATGAACGGTTTTCCCGCAACCTTGACAAAAGCGGAGCGGTCATCGCTGACCGGGGATACCAGCAGCCATAG
- a CDS encoding response regulator transcription factor has product MKLLVAEDDPKLLKSLVHILEHNRFSVDGVSNGEDALEYGQTGEYDGLILDIMMPGLDGLQVLQTLRRNGIKTPALFLTARTEISQRVEGLDAGADDYLPKPFSTAELLARIRAMLRRKDTYLPDLLAIGSVILNRSTYQLVFQEKIQTLSGKEFQILEMMMQAPGTIIPTDRFITHLWGWDTNVDTSVVWVHISNLRKKISAIGAPMEIRFIRNAGYVLEVKP; this is encoded by the coding sequence ATGAAGTTGCTGGTAGCAGAAGACGATCCCAAGCTTTTGAAATCGCTGGTCCATATTTTGGAACACAATCGCTTCAGTGTAGACGGCGTATCTAACGGAGAAGACGCCCTGGAGTACGGACAGACCGGCGAGTATGACGGACTGATTTTAGACATTATGATGCCCGGCTTGGACGGGCTGCAGGTACTGCAAACTCTGCGTCGGAATGGAATCAAAACCCCGGCTCTGTTCCTGACCGCCCGCACAGAAATTTCGCAGCGGGTAGAGGGTCTGGATGCTGGAGCAGACGACTACCTGCCCAAACCTTTTTCCACCGCCGAGCTTTTGGCCCGGATCCGGGCCATGCTCCGTCGAAAGGACACCTATCTGCCCGATCTGCTTGCTATTGGTTCCGTTATCCTGAACCGCTCCACCTACCAGCTGGTCTTTCAGGAGAAGATCCAGACTCTCAGCGGCAAGGAATTTCAAATTCTGGAAATGATGATGCAGGCTCCCGGGACCATTATTCCAACAGATCGTTTTATCACCCATCTCTGGGGATGGGATACGAATGTCGACACCAGCGTTGTATGGGTCCACATCTCTAATCTGCGCAAGAAAATCAGCGCCATTGGAGCGCCCATGGAGATCCGCTTTATACGCAACGCCGGCTATGTACTGGAGGTCAAGCCGTGA
- a CDS encoding ABC transporter ATP-binding protein: MLELEHIQKSFDGVPVLKDISLQVADGEIVSILGPSGCGKTTLLNLILGIVDADGGQIRYDGQDLTRTPMEKRGFNIVFQDYALFPNLNVYKNITYGLRNKPDVSTKEEVEELIDLLGLRDHLTKRIDQLSGGQKQRVALARTMVMKPRILLLDEPLSALDGVIKESIKDRIKTIAREYRLTTIIVTHDPEEALTLSDRVLIIEGGSISQYAKPEEIVHQPKNDFVRKFILNQLEIKRNNIYALFGERPTLAVQAG, encoded by the coding sequence ATGCTGGAACTGGAACATATCCAGAAATCCTTTGATGGTGTGCCGGTGCTGAAGGATATCTCCCTTCAAGTGGCCGATGGAGAGATCGTCTCCATTCTGGGTCCCTCTGGCTGCGGAAAGACCACGCTGCTGAATCTGATCCTGGGCATTGTGGATGCTGACGGCGGTCAGATTCGTTATGACGGCCAGGACCTGACCCGTACCCCCATGGAGAAGCGGGGTTTCAACATTGTCTTTCAGGACTATGCCCTGTTCCCCAATCTGAACGTCTACAAAAATATTACCTACGGCCTGCGCAACAAGCCGGATGTCTCCACAAAGGAGGAGGTAGAAGAACTCATCGACCTGCTGGGCCTGCGGGACCATCTGACCAAACGCATCGACCAGCTCTCCGGCGGCCAGAAGCAGCGGGTTGCTCTGGCACGCACCATGGTGATGAAGCCTCGAATCCTGCTGCTGGATGAGCCTCTGTCCGCCCTGGACGGCGTGATCAAGGAGTCCATCAAGGACCGGATCAAGACCATTGCCCGGGAGTACCGCCTGACTACCATTATCGTCACCCACGATCCGGAGGAGGCTCTGACTTTGTCCGATCGGGTACTCATCATCGAGGGCGGTTCTATTTCTCAGTATGCCAAGCCGGAGGAAATTGTTCATCAGCCCAAGAATGACTTCGTGCGCAAGTTTATTCTTAACCAGCTGGAGATCAAGCGCAACAACATCTACGCCCTGTTCGGCGAGCGCCCTACCCTGGCGGTTCAGGCGGGATAA
- a CDS encoding aryl-sulfate sulfotransferase, translated as MLTKKKRTILLVVIAAVALLVVLIPFLVMKISKAFTAQEQAVRTDWSFDTGNVVDQSAEWNVDITQANLGDGLNALQLVPQDIQSEGFTYYDLGVQQRLHQVIEELKSLNDVTWSASQPLTILNPYGTGSNGLYFYFETEVEAKINYTIHVPDSDVPDYTAQAADISGEEYSKTHEFQMIGLVPGEINEVTMTVTGSWGNTRQVVHFTVEMPGTKSGYATRLEVTQGSSDQEQTDGLFAMMRVNGYLGYGFFFDNDGILRYEMVLEGYGLDRLLFYGNEIITCVSSSKLARINGLGQVTQIYELGDYDLHHDIGFGAEGEVLALAEERGNETVEDRLLSIDLETGQVTERINFSTLMEPYYETTREVGPSDAFFWQAGERDWIHLNSLVYLAEEDSVILSSRETSTIIKVTNLHDGPEIEWLLGDESVWQDTSYSEKCLTQEGDFVPQYGQHCVEYYADGEEDGVYYLSLYNNNYWSTNSRDVTLELEESVSTELYGSGGIASQVYVYRIDENEGTYSLQSSFDVPYSSIVSNGSLCEDSDHWVVNSGMAMVFGEYDEDGVLIRQYEYECTMQNYRTFKYDMDLWLWNE; from the coding sequence ATGTTGACAAAGAAAAAGAGAACCATCCTTCTGGTGGTCATTGCAGCTGTGGCATTACTGGTCGTTTTGATTCCTTTTTTGGTCATGAAGATCTCCAAGGCCTTTACCGCACAGGAACAGGCGGTGCGTACAGACTGGTCCTTTGATACCGGCAATGTGGTCGACCAAAGCGCAGAGTGGAATGTTGACATTACGCAAGCCAATCTTGGAGACGGGCTAAACGCCCTTCAGCTGGTGCCTCAAGATATCCAGTCCGAAGGATTTACTTACTATGACCTGGGGGTGCAGCAGCGTCTGCACCAGGTAATTGAAGAACTGAAATCTTTGAACGATGTCACCTGGTCAGCTTCCCAGCCCTTGACCATCTTAAATCCCTATGGAACTGGGAGCAATGGCCTGTATTTCTATTTTGAAACGGAAGTGGAGGCGAAAATCAACTATACCATTCACGTGCCGGACAGTGATGTCCCGGACTATACGGCTCAGGCGGCCGATATATCCGGTGAGGAATACTCCAAGACCCATGAGTTTCAGATGATTGGGCTTGTACCCGGAGAGATCAACGAGGTTACGATGACAGTCACCGGCAGTTGGGGCAATACGAGACAGGTGGTCCATTTCACCGTTGAAATGCCTGGGACAAAGTCCGGGTATGCCACCCGATTGGAGGTGACGCAGGGAAGTTCCGATCAGGAACAGACGGATGGCCTGTTTGCCATGATGCGGGTGAATGGCTATCTGGGATACGGGTTCTTTTTTGATAACGACGGAATTTTGCGTTACGAGATGGTGCTGGAAGGTTACGGGCTGGACCGGCTGCTGTTTTATGGAAATGAGATCATAACCTGTGTGTCTTCTTCCAAGCTTGCAAGGATCAACGGATTGGGGCAGGTGACCCAGATTTATGAATTGGGTGATTATGACCTGCACCACGATATTGGGTTCGGCGCAGAGGGAGAGGTGCTTGCCCTGGCAGAGGAGCGGGGAAATGAAACGGTGGAGGACCGTTTGCTTTCCATCGATCTGGAGACGGGACAAGTTACGGAACGGATCAATTTCAGTACATTGATGGAGCCCTACTATGAGACGACCCGGGAAGTTGGTCCCAGTGACGCGTTTTTCTGGCAGGCTGGGGAACGGGATTGGATCCACCTGAACAGCTTGGTGTACCTTGCGGAGGAAGACAGCGTGATCCTCTCCTCCCGAGAGACATCCACGATTATAAAAGTAACGAACCTACATGATGGGCCGGAAATTGAATGGTTATTGGGGGATGAGAGCGTCTGGCAGGATACCTCTTACAGCGAGAAATGCCTGACACAGGAGGGGGACTTTGTGCCCCAGTACGGCCAGCACTGTGTGGAGTACTATGCGGATGGAGAAGAGGACGGGGTGTATTACCTATCCCTGTATAACAACAACTATTGGTCCACAAACAGCCGCGATGTAACGCTGGAACTGGAGGAGAGCGTAAGCACAGAACTCTATGGCTCCGGCGGGATTGCCAGCCAAGTCTATGTCTATCGCATCGATGAAAACGAAGGGACCTATTCCTTGCAGTCCAGCTTTGATGTGCCCTACTCCAGCATCGTGTCCAACGGTTCGCTTTGTGAAGACAGCGATCACTGGGTCGTCAACAGCGGCATGGCCATGGTATTTGGCGAGTACGACGAGGACGGCGTACTGATCCGACAGTATGAGTATGAATGCACTATGCAGAATTACCGCACGTTCAAGTATGATATGGACCTGTGGCTTTGGAATGAGTAG
- a CDS encoding HAMP domain-containing sensor histidine kinase: protein MIGGLRKKFICISTISIFAVFSIILSLLLVLTRVQMNQTLDMLTDTIAANNGFFPEFDSSKPHTPSRFFYTDAITEETRFSTRFFTVWLNEQQEVTDVNIDSVSTISQSEVEHYASQAMNSTKERGWVSEYRYKITSTEDGAILVFVNGTMYKNTTNLMLFTIFLILLGSAVLILTLTVIISKRVVRPVAEGYEKQKQFITDANHELKTPLTLILSNLDILEAEYGKNEWLDDIRSEGERMGLLINQLVTLSRMDESDARLLYADFDLSGAINDTVSEFQYLAEERGHILFSDIAPSLSYHGDEALIRKLAAILLDNAVKYCDAGGKIQVRLYQRRHPILTVENTYAEVDSLELERLFDRFYRADRVRTFSGSFGVGLSIAQSIVKSHRGTITAYKKEGLIGFRVNLK, encoded by the coding sequence GTGATTGGAGGTCTGCGCAAGAAATTCATATGCATCAGCACCATCTCCATTTTCGCCGTGTTTTCCATCATCCTTTCTCTGCTTTTAGTTCTTACCCGGGTCCAGATGAACCAGACTTTGGACATGCTCACCGATACCATCGCAGCAAACAACGGTTTTTTCCCAGAGTTTGATTCCTCTAAACCGCATACTCCTTCCCGATTTTTCTATACCGACGCCATTACGGAAGAGACCCGGTTCAGCACCCGCTTTTTTACGGTTTGGCTCAACGAGCAGCAGGAAGTAACCGATGTCAATATAGATTCCGTTTCTACGATTTCCCAGTCGGAAGTGGAGCACTACGCATCGCAGGCAATGAACAGCACAAAAGAGCGGGGCTGGGTATCAGAATACCGCTATAAAATCACCTCTACGGAAGATGGGGCGATTCTGGTATTCGTCAACGGGACCATGTACAAGAATACAACAAACCTTATGTTGTTCACGATATTTCTTATCCTGCTTGGAAGTGCCGTATTGATCCTGACTTTGACCGTCATCATCTCCAAGCGGGTAGTACGTCCGGTGGCGGAAGGCTATGAAAAACAAAAGCAGTTTATCACTGATGCCAACCACGAGCTGAAAACTCCTCTTACGCTGATCTTGTCCAATCTGGATATTCTGGAAGCGGAATATGGAAAAAATGAATGGTTGGATGATATCCGCAGCGAGGGGGAGCGTATGGGCCTGCTCATCAACCAACTGGTTACTCTGTCCCGTATGGATGAGAGCGACGCCCGCCTTCTCTATGCTGATTTTGATCTGAGCGGTGCCATCAATGATACCGTCTCTGAATTTCAATATCTGGCTGAGGAGCGGGGCCATATCCTTTTCAGCGACATTGCCCCCTCCCTCTCTTACCACGGAGATGAAGCGCTCATCCGCAAGCTGGCTGCTATTCTGCTGGACAACGCGGTAAAATACTGCGATGCCGGAGGCAAGATTCAAGTCCGACTCTACCAGCGGCGGCACCCCATCCTGACGGTGGAGAATACCTACGCTGAGGTAGACAGTCTGGAGCTGGAGCGACTGTTTGACCGATTCTACCGTGCCGATCGGGTACGTACTTTTTCCGGCAGCTTTGGGGTCGGTCTGTCTATCGCCCAATCCATTGTCAAAAGCCATCGTGGAACTATTACCGCCTACAAAAAAGAGGGCCTGATCGGGTTCCGCGTCAATTTGAAATAG
- the phnX gene encoding phosphonoacetaldehyde hydrolase: MIEAVIFDWAGTTVDYGCFAPVKAFMEAFAHYGVPVTMEETRKPMGMLKRDHIRTMLHMERIAAEWKRVHGHEATEEDVDAVYAQFEPKLFSILDQYADPKPFAVETAAKLREMGLKIGSTTGYTDAMMNIVVPKAAQQGYAPDCWVSPDGAEGKGRPYPYMIFANMQKLGVTSVRNVVKVGDTISDVKEGVNAGVWTVGVVEGSSELGLSQEEFEALTPQEREAACRKVEESFREAGAQFVIRNLSQLPELICALGN; encoded by the coding sequence ATGATTGAAGCGGTAATTTTTGACTGGGCAGGCACTACGGTAGACTACGGCTGCTTTGCTCCTGTGAAGGCCTTCATGGAGGCTTTTGCCCACTACGGAGTGCCGGTTACTATGGAAGAGACCCGCAAGCCCATGGGTATGCTCAAGCGGGATCACATCCGCACCATGCTGCACATGGAGCGCATCGCCGCTGAGTGGAAGCGGGTCCATGGCCATGAGGCCACAGAGGAGGACGTGGACGCCGTGTATGCTCAGTTTGAGCCAAAGCTGTTCTCCATTCTGGACCAGTATGCCGATCCCAAGCCCTTTGCGGTGGAGACGGCGGCCAAGCTGCGGGAGATGGGACTGAAGATCGGTTCCACCACCGGGTATACCGACGCGATGATGAATATTGTTGTGCCGAAAGCAGCTCAGCAGGGCTATGCTCCCGACTGTTGGGTCAGCCCCGACGGAGCAGAAGGAAAGGGCCGCCCCTATCCCTATATGATCTTTGCCAATATGCAGAAGCTGGGTGTTACCTCAGTTCGAAATGTGGTGAAGGTGGGAGATACCATCTCCGACGTGAAAGAGGGTGTCAACGCCGGTGTTTGGACGGTGGGCGTTGTTGAGGGCAGCTCGGAGCTGGGGCTGAGCCAGGAGGAATTTGAGGCTCTGACTCCCCAGGAGCGGGAGGCTGCCTGCCGGAAGGTCGAGGAGAGCTTCCGGGAAGCGGGAGCCCAGTTTGTGATCCGAAATTTGTCTCAGCTGCCGGAGCTGATCTGTGCGCTGGGAAATTAA
- the phnW gene encoding 2-aminoethylphosphonate--pyruvate transaminase, which yields MNTYKLLTPGPLTTTDTVKREMMVDRCTWDDDYKVVTQKIRRQLLELAHVSEDDYTAVLMQGSGTFGVESVLTSVVGDQDKVLICSNGAYGKRMTDICTHSRVPFVHYAQDYDKVPDAAHVAQLLAQDPSITHVAMVHSETTSGILNDIQSVGKVVRDAGKTFIVDAMSSFGGVDIPVADWGIDFLVSSANKCIQGVPGFSFILCRRDKLLASEGKARSLSLDLLDQWKGMEKDGKWRFTSPTHVVLAFSKALDELAQEGGIPARSRRYTENNRLLIEKMRAMGFATYIDGSHQGPIITTFFYPAGVSFRFEEFYRYIKERGYAIYPGKLTEMDTFRIGNIGEIYPEDIDKLTGIIAAFLKERKEQIA from the coding sequence ATGAATACCTATAAATTGCTGACCCCCGGTCCTTTGACCACTACCGATACTGTAAAGCGGGAGATGATGGTAGACCGCTGCACCTGGGATGATGACTACAAGGTGGTCACCCAGAAGATCCGCCGTCAGCTGCTGGAGCTGGCCCACGTCTCCGAGGATGACTACACCGCCGTGCTGATGCAGGGCAGCGGCACTTTCGGAGTGGAGAGCGTGCTTACCAGCGTGGTGGGTGACCAGGACAAGGTGCTTATCTGCTCCAACGGCGCCTATGGCAAGCGTATGACCGACATCTGTACCCACAGCCGCGTTCCCTTTGTCCATTATGCCCAGGACTACGACAAGGTACCTGACGCCGCCCATGTGGCCCAGCTGCTGGCCCAGGACCCCTCCATCACTCACGTAGCCATGGTCCACAGCGAGACCACCAGCGGTATCCTCAACGATATCCAGTCGGTGGGCAAGGTGGTCCGGGATGCCGGCAAGACCTTTATCGTGGACGCGATGTCCTCCTTCGGTGGGGTAGATATCCCGGTGGCCGACTGGGGCATTGACTTCCTGGTGTCCAGCGCCAACAAGTGCATCCAGGGCGTGCCCGGCTTCTCTTTCATCCTGTGCCGCCGGGACAAGCTGCTGGCCAGCGAAGGCAAGGCCCGCTCCCTCTCTCTGGATCTGCTGGACCAGTGGAAGGGAATGGAAAAGGACGGCAAGTGGCGCTTTACCTCTCCCACCCATGTGGTGCTGGCCTTCTCCAAGGCTCTGGATGAGCTGGCCCAGGAGGGTGGCATCCCCGCCCGGAGCCGCCGCTACACGGAAAATAACCGCCTGCTCATTGAAAAGATGCGCGCCATGGGCTTTGCTACCTACATTGATGGCAGCCACCAGGGTCCCATTATTACCACCTTCTTCTATCCCGCCGGTGTATCCTTCCGGTTTGAGGAGTTCTACCGCTACATCAAGGAGCGGGGCTACGCCATCTACCCGGGCAAACTGACCGAGATGGATACCTTCCGCATCGGCAACATCGGGGAGATCTATCCCGAGGACATTGATAAGCTGACCGGCATCATTGCCGCCTTCCTGAAGGAGAGAAAGGAGCAGATCGCATGA